One window from the genome of Lysobacter helvus encodes:
- a CDS encoding twin transmembrane helix small protein: protein MSDSLKTLLIVGFLILILWNLGAGLYYMLVDKGTTNRTVNALTKRIALSVVLILIVALSIKMGWIVPHGIGRAP, encoded by the coding sequence ATGAGCGATTCGCTGAAGACCCTGTTGATCGTCGGCTTCCTGATACTCATCCTCTGGAACCTCGGCGCCGGGCTGTACTACATGCTGGTCGACAAGGGGACCACCAACCGGACGGTCAATGCGCTCACCAAGCGCATCGCGCTGTCGGTGGTGCTCATCCTGATCGTGGCGCTCAGCATCAAGATGGGCTGGATCGTGCCGCACGGCATCGGCCGCGCGCCCTGA
- a CDS encoding SURF1 family protein, with translation MTRRGTLVFGWTLALLAMAGFARLGFWQYGRMHEKQAMLERAAQALHDRKPHPLDAADAQPDQGLDVRWVEGDGHVLAPTLLLDNQLREGQAGVRLYCVLQPATGAARLVDFGWLPVAGDRKLPDASCAQGPLHVRGLSAPPPSSGFPIGAAMQQVGPSRWLMMRVDFGAIDTALHARLASHVVRLDPALPIGYVRDLDILPNTLPPERHLGYAVQWWAMAITVFVTALLLTFRKKKKVRA, from the coding sequence GTGACCCGTCGCGGGACGCTCGTGTTCGGCTGGACGCTGGCGCTGCTGGCGATGGCGGGCTTCGCGCGCCTGGGCTTCTGGCAGTACGGGCGGATGCACGAGAAGCAGGCGATGCTGGAGCGCGCGGCGCAGGCGCTGCACGACCGCAAGCCGCACCCGCTCGATGCCGCCGACGCACAGCCCGACCAGGGCCTCGACGTGCGCTGGGTCGAAGGCGACGGCCACGTCCTCGCGCCCACGCTGCTGCTCGACAACCAGCTGCGCGAAGGCCAAGCCGGCGTGCGCCTGTACTGCGTGCTGCAGCCCGCCACCGGCGCGGCGCGCCTCGTCGATTTCGGCTGGCTGCCCGTGGCGGGCGATCGCAAGCTGCCCGATGCCAGCTGCGCGCAGGGGCCGCTGCACGTGCGCGGCCTGTCGGCGCCGCCGCCGTCGAGCGGCTTCCCGATCGGCGCGGCGATGCAGCAGGTCGGCCCGTCGCGCTGGCTGATGATGCGCGTGGATTTCGGCGCGATCGATACCGCGCTGCATGCGCGCCTCGCCTCGCACGTGGTGCGCCTGGATCCCGCGCTGCCCATCGGCTACGTGCGCGACCTCGACATCCTCCCCAACACGCTCCCGCCCGAACGGCACCTGGGTTACGCCGTGCAGTGGTGGGCCATGGCCATCACGGTGTTCGTCACCGCGTTGCTCCTGACGTTCCGCAAGAAAAAGAAGGTCCGTGCATGA
- a CDS encoding COX15/CtaA family protein — MTMRPTPVVPYRHFHRLAWLAVALAFGVIVFGAFVRLSNAGLSCPDWPTCYGRAAWPTHANDAADHAATAIRAVEPHKAWREQLHRMLAGSLGVLVLSLALLAARKRRHGLVQVIGAAVLVGIGIPLYMHGQHAAASVFAILGEGLLLFAALRWSNLDLARAAALTLAVIVFQALLGMWTVTWLLKPIVVMGHLLGGLLTFSLLTWMAWKATDIPIRLADAKRVRLLLGIGLALLTLQIALGGWTSANYAALACANDFPKCVGQWWPPTNFREGFVLWRGIGVDYEGGVLDGASRIAIQMAHRIVAGVVFVYLLGLGYRLIRTPGMLAWGVTLAVLVCAQVALGIANVKLGLPLQIAVAHNAGAALLLFVLVSLIARVRRPEA; from the coding sequence ATGACGATGCGCCCGACGCCGGTGGTGCCGTACCGCCACTTCCACCGCCTCGCGTGGCTCGCCGTCGCGCTGGCCTTCGGCGTGATCGTGTTCGGTGCGTTCGTGCGCTTGTCGAACGCGGGCCTGAGCTGCCCCGATTGGCCCACGTGCTACGGCCGCGCCGCATGGCCGACGCACGCCAACGACGCCGCCGACCACGCCGCCACCGCGATCCGCGCGGTCGAACCGCACAAGGCCTGGCGCGAACAGCTGCATCGCATGCTGGCCGGTTCGCTCGGCGTGCTCGTGTTGTCGCTCGCGTTGCTCGCCGCGCGCAAGCGTCGCCATGGCCTCGTGCAGGTGATCGGCGCCGCGGTGCTGGTGGGCATCGGCATTCCGCTCTACATGCACGGCCAGCACGCGGCGGCCTCGGTGTTCGCGATCCTCGGGGAAGGACTGCTGCTTTTCGCCGCCTTGCGCTGGTCGAACCTGGACCTTGCGCGCGCCGCTGCACTCACGCTCGCCGTCATCGTGTTCCAGGCGTTGCTGGGCATGTGGACGGTCACGTGGCTGCTCAAACCCATCGTGGTGATGGGGCATTTGCTCGGCGGCCTGCTCACGTTCTCGCTGCTCACGTGGATGGCGTGGAAAGCCACCGACATCCCGATCCGCCTCGCCGATGCGAAGCGCGTGCGCCTGCTGCTCGGCATCGGGCTGGCGCTGCTCACGCTGCAGATTGCGCTCGGCGGCTGGACCAGCGCCAACTATGCCGCGCTCGCGTGCGCCAACGATTTCCCGAAGTGCGTGGGCCAGTGGTGGCCGCCGACGAATTTCCGCGAAGGCTTCGTGCTCTGGCGCGGCATCGGCGTGGACTACGAAGGCGGCGTGCTCGACGGCGCCTCGCGCATCGCGATCCAGATGGCGCACCGCATCGTGGCGGGCGTCGTGTTCGTGTACCTGCTCGGCCTCGGTTACCGACTGATCCGCACGCCGGGCATGCTCGCGTGGGGCGTGACGCTGGCGGTGCTGGTGTGCGCGCAGGTCGCACTGGGCATCGCGAACGTGAAGCTCGGCCTGCCGCTGCAGATCGCGGTGGCGCACAACGCCGGCGCGGCGCTGCTGCTGTTCGTGCTGGTCTCGCTGATCGCGCGCGTGCGCCGGCCGGAGGCCTGA
- the cyoE gene encoding heme o synthase encodes MRSTAAQYWTLTKPRVVALIVFTALVGMFLAVPGLPPLKETVLGLLGIWLAAASAAAINHVLDQRIDAVMARTHDRPLPTGGLRTTQAVVFAITLGVASMAILVFLVNPLCAVLTFASLIGYAIVYTGWLKRATPQNIVIGGIAGAAPPALGWSAITGTLDPHALLLVLIIFVWTPPHFWALAIFRREDYARAMIPMLPVTHGVTYTRWQILLYTVLLVLATILPWATGMSGLFYLGGALVLGVVFLWYAWRLLDPPDEFFAMRTFQYSIVYLMALFAFLLLDHWLMPWLQAAPAMQLQAT; translated from the coding sequence ATGCGCTCCACGGCCGCCCAGTACTGGACGCTCACCAAGCCGCGCGTGGTGGCGCTGATCGTGTTCACCGCGCTGGTGGGCATGTTCCTCGCCGTGCCCGGCCTGCCGCCGCTGAAGGAAACGGTGCTCGGCCTGCTGGGCATCTGGCTCGCGGCCGCGTCCGCCGCGGCGATCAACCACGTGCTCGACCAGCGCATCGACGCAGTGATGGCACGCACGCACGATCGTCCGTTGCCCACCGGTGGCCTGCGCACCACGCAGGCCGTTGTCTTCGCGATCACGCTGGGCGTCGCCTCGATGGCGATCCTGGTGTTCCTCGTCAATCCGCTGTGCGCGGTGCTCACCTTCGCGTCGCTGATCGGTTACGCGATCGTCTACACCGGCTGGCTCAAGCGCGCGACGCCGCAGAACATCGTGATCGGCGGCATCGCCGGCGCCGCACCGCCGGCGCTCGGCTGGAGCGCGATCACCGGCACGCTGGATCCGCATGCGCTGCTGCTGGTGCTGATCATCTTCGTCTGGACGCCGCCGCACTTCTGGGCGCTGGCGATCTTCCGCCGCGAGGATTACGCGCGCGCCATGATCCCGATGCTGCCCGTCACCCACGGCGTCACCTACACGCGCTGGCAGATCCTGCTCTACACGGTGCTGCTGGTGCTGGCGACGATCCTGCCGTGGGCCACCGGCATGAGCGGCCTGTTCTACCTGGGCGGGGCGCTGGTGCTGGGCGTGGTGTTCCTCTGGTACGCCTGGCGCCTGCTGGATCCGCCGGACGAGTTCTTCGCCATGCGCACGTTCCAGTACTCGATCGTGTACCTGATGGCGCTGTTCGCCTTCCTGCTGCTCGACCACTGGCTGATGCCGTGGCTGCAGGCGGCGCCCGCGATGCAGCTGCAGGCCACCTGA
- the dnaG gene encoding DNA primase yields MARIPDAFIDDLLARTDIVEVIASRVPLKRQGKEFAARCPFHDERSASFTVSPTKQFYHCFGCQAHGTAISFLMNYDRLEFLDAVDELAKRVGMEVPRDTRQRNEDGDTHELFAALDAAAKFFRKHLSGSDKAQAYVERRGIAPEIAERYAIGYAPDGFNALRDALGTDQRRMQLLERAGLFSKNDKGNIYDKFRDRLMFPIADRRGRTIAFGGRVLDAEDSPKYLNSPETALFHKGRELYGLWQARQVNSKLERLIVVEGYMDVVALAQYGVSQAVATLGTATTSDHAELLFRNAADVYFCFDGDRAGRSAAWKALESVLPRMKDGRQAFFLFLPDGEDPDTIVRKEGADGFDVRLKQAMPLSEFFYSHMATDVNLSNLDGKARLAERCKPLLAQIPDGAFGDLMKQRLVELTGVGARASTPDTHVPVQRARSAPITPPAKKSLVRGAIALLLQQPALALSLSPPYRFAALQLPGVDLLVDMIAAAKERPAITTGGLLEHFSERDESAALQKLAMESNLYEHGEAEPEFRGILRMLELQYLEQRIAELNREINERGLSALSDAEKLELRELPVQIGALKRELAPAQ; encoded by the coding sequence ATGGCCCGCATCCCCGACGCTTTCATCGACGACCTGCTCGCGCGCACCGACATCGTCGAGGTGATCGCCTCGCGCGTGCCGTTGAAACGCCAGGGCAAGGAATTCGCGGCGCGCTGCCCCTTCCACGACGAACGCTCGGCCAGCTTCACCGTCTCGCCCACCAAGCAGTTCTATCACTGCTTCGGCTGCCAGGCGCACGGCACCGCGATTTCGTTCCTGATGAACTACGACCGCCTCGAGTTCCTCGACGCGGTGGACGAACTCGCCAAGCGCGTCGGCATGGAAGTGCCGCGCGACACGCGCCAGCGCAACGAAGACGGCGACACGCACGAGTTGTTCGCGGCGCTCGATGCCGCGGCCAAGTTTTTCCGCAAGCACCTTTCCGGCAGCGACAAGGCGCAGGCCTACGTCGAACGCCGCGGCATCGCGCCCGAGATCGCCGAACGCTACGCGATCGGTTACGCGCCCGATGGCTTCAACGCACTGCGCGATGCGCTCGGCACCGACCAGCGCCGCATGCAATTGCTCGAGCGCGCGGGCCTGTTCTCGAAGAACGACAAGGGCAACATCTACGACAAGTTCCGCGACCGGTTGATGTTCCCGATCGCCGACCGGCGCGGGCGCACCATCGCCTTCGGCGGGCGCGTGCTGGATGCCGAGGATTCGCCGAAGTACCTCAACTCGCCCGAGACCGCCCTCTTCCACAAGGGCCGCGAGTTGTATGGGCTGTGGCAGGCGCGGCAGGTCAACAGCAAGCTCGAACGGCTGATCGTGGTCGAGGGCTACATGGATGTCGTGGCGCTCGCGCAGTACGGCGTGTCGCAGGCGGTGGCCACGCTGGGCACCGCGACCACGTCCGACCACGCGGAGTTGCTGTTCCGCAACGCGGCGGATGTGTATTTCTGTTTCGACGGCGATCGCGCGGGCCGCAGCGCGGCGTGGAAGGCGCTCGAATCCGTGCTGCCGCGCATGAAGGACGGCCGTCAGGCGTTCTTCCTGTTCCTGCCCGATGGCGAGGATCCCGACACGATCGTGCGCAAGGAAGGCGCCGACGGCTTCGACGTGCGCCTGAAGCAGGCGATGCCGTTGTCGGAGTTCTTCTATTCGCACATGGCTACCGACGTGAACCTGTCCAACCTGGACGGCAAGGCGCGGCTGGCCGAACGCTGCAAGCCGTTGCTGGCGCAGATTCCCGATGGTGCGTTCGGCGACCTGATGAAGCAGCGCCTGGTGGAACTCACCGGCGTGGGGGCGCGGGCCAGCACGCCGGACACGCACGTGCCGGTGCAGCGCGCGCGCTCGGCGCCGATCACGCCGCCGGCGAAGAAGAGCCTGGTGCGCGGTGCGATCGCGTTGCTGCTGCAGCAACCGGCGCTGGCGTTGTCGTTGTCGCCGCCCTATCGGTTCGCGGCCTTGCAGTTGCCGGGCGTGGATCTGCTGGTCGACATGATCGCCGCGGCGAAGGAGCGCCCCGCCATCACCACGGGCGGGCTGCTCGAACACTTTTCCGAACGCGATGAGTCCGCCGCGCTGCAGAAGCTCGCGATGGAATCCAACCTGTACGAGCACGGCGAGGCCGAGCCGGAATTCCGCGGCATCCTGCGCATGCTGGAGCTGCAGTACCTGGAGCAGCGCATCGCGGAGTTGAACCGCGAGATCAACGAGCGCGGGCTGTCGGCGCTCAGCGATGCGGAGAAGCTGGAGCTGCGCGAACTCCCCGTGCAGATCGGCGCGCTGAAGCGCGAGCTGGCGCCCGCGCAGTAA
- a CDS encoding GatB/YqeY domain-containing protein encodes MSLKTQLTDDMKTAMKAGEKERLGVIRLINAAIKQKEVDERIELDDAQVLAVLEKMVKQRRDSVSQYDAANREDLAGIERAEIAVIEHYLPAKLSEAEIEDIVDGAIRDSGAAGAADMGKLMGVLKPRLAGKADMGDVSKIVKRRLAGG; translated from the coding sequence ATGAGCCTCAAGACCCAGCTCACCGACGACATGAAGACCGCGATGAAGGCCGGCGAGAAGGAACGCCTCGGCGTCATCCGCCTCATCAACGCGGCCATCAAGCAGAAGGAAGTCGACGAGCGCATCGAGCTGGACGACGCCCAGGTGCTGGCCGTGCTCGAGAAGATGGTCAAGCAGCGCCGCGACTCGGTGTCGCAGTACGACGCCGCCAACCGCGAAGACCTGGCCGGCATCGAGCGCGCGGAGATCGCGGTGATCGAGCACTACCTCCCGGCCAAGCTGTCCGAGGCCGAGATCGAGGACATCGTCGACGGCGCGATCCGCGACAGCGGCGCCGCGGGCGCGGCCGACATGGGCAAGCTGATGGGCGTGCTCAAGCCGCGCCTGGCCGGCAAGGCCGACATGGGCGACGTCTCGAAGATCGTGAAGCGCCGCCTCGCCGGCGGTTGA